A part of Streptomyces sp. NBC_01210 genomic DNA contains:
- a CDS encoding DUF485 domain-containing protein gives MSYYPPPPSYPEQPGQPHHSWQAPPPPPVPPADPRREIRALSAAYQRLRRVASLTALGYFVLFLLLSAYLPGLMTTKITGGLTIALMLGLIQLPVTLIAVAAYEKSARRRVDPLAEAVRLQADPTTEGARR, from the coding sequence ATGTCGTACTACCCTCCGCCGCCCTCATATCCCGAGCAGCCAGGACAACCCCACCACTCCTGGCAGGCGCCGCCCCCGCCCCCCGTGCCGCCGGCCGATCCCCGCCGCGAGATACGCGCGCTGAGCGCCGCGTACCAGCGCCTGCGCCGTGTGGCGAGCCTGACCGCCCTCGGGTACTTCGTGCTGTTCCTCCTGCTCTCCGCATATCTGCCGGGGCTGATGACCACCAAGATCACCGGTGGTCTCACCATCGCCCTCATGCTCGGCCTGATCCAGCTGCCGGTGACCCTCATAGCCGTCGCCGCGTACGAGAAGTCCGCGCGCCGCCGGGTCGACCCGCTCGCCGAAGCCGTACGTCTCCAGGCCGACCCGACCACCGAGGGAGCACGCCGATGA
- the tdh gene encoding L-threonine 3-dehydrogenase: MKALVKQHAEPGLWLMDVPEPETGAGDVLIKVLRTGICGTDLHIRSWDGWAQQAVTTPRVLGHEFVGEVARVGADVEDIAVGDVVSGEGHLVCGKCRNCLAGRRHLCRSTIGLGVGRDGAFAEYVALPASNVWVHRTKVDLDIAAIFDPFGNAVHTALSFPLVGEDVLITGAGPIGIMAAAVARHAGARNVVITDVSESRLQLARKAGATLALNVAQSDIAEAQRQLGLKEGFDIGLEMSGRPEAMRDMVDNMTHGGRIAMLGLPAQEFAVDWSKIVTSMITIKGIYGREMFETWYAMTVLLESGLDLSPVITGSYGYQDFDAAFDEAATARSGKIILDWTV, from the coding sequence ATGAAGGCACTTGTCAAGCAGCATGCAGAGCCCGGGCTGTGGCTCATGGACGTGCCGGAGCCGGAGACCGGCGCAGGCGATGTTCTGATCAAGGTGCTGCGCACCGGGATCTGCGGCACCGATCTGCACATCAGGTCCTGGGACGGCTGGGCCCAGCAGGCCGTCACCACGCCCCGCGTCCTCGGCCACGAGTTCGTGGGCGAAGTCGCCCGTGTCGGCGCGGACGTCGAGGACATCGCGGTCGGCGACGTGGTGAGCGGCGAGGGGCATCTGGTGTGCGGCAAGTGCCGCAACTGTCTCGCCGGCCGCCGCCATCTGTGCCGTAGCACCATCGGCCTCGGCGTCGGCCGCGACGGCGCCTTCGCCGAGTACGTCGCGCTGCCCGCCTCCAATGTGTGGGTGCACCGGACCAAGGTCGACCTGGACATCGCTGCGATCTTCGACCCGTTCGGGAACGCCGTGCACACCGCGCTCTCCTTCCCGCTGGTCGGCGAGGACGTACTGATCACCGGCGCGGGACCGATCGGGATCATGGCCGCCGCCGTCGCCCGCCATGCCGGCGCGCGCAATGTCGTGATCACCGATGTGAGCGAGTCCCGGCTCCAGCTGGCCCGCAAGGCCGGTGCCACCCTCGCGCTGAACGTCGCCCAGAGCGATATCGCCGAGGCACAGCGGCAGCTCGGACTCAAGGAGGGCTTCGACATCGGCCTGGAGATGTCCGGCCGCCCGGAAGCCATGCGGGACATGGTCGACAACATGACCCACGGCGGACGTATCGCCATGCTGGGCCTGCCCGCGCAGGAGTTCGCCGTCGACTGGTCGAAGATCGTCACCTCGATGATCACGATCAAGGGGATCTACGGCCGTGAGATGTTCGAGACCTGGTATGCGATGACCGTGCTGCTCGAGAGCGGACTCGACCTCAGCCCGGTGATCACCGGCAGTTACGGCTACCAGGACTTCGATGCAGCCTTCGACGAGGCTGCCACCGCCCGCAGCGGCAAGATCATCCTCGACTGGACCGTCTGA
- a CDS encoding sodium/solute symporter: MSGFGSEAQTMSFVAFIAVTTVTLLLCVMTGPDREDLDEFYTGFRSLTPMQSGLAIAGDYISAASVLGTIGVISLVGQDGLVLALSTALSLVLLMFLLAEPLRNAGRFTMGDVLTRRAPSPAVRITACLVTLTALFPLLIFQLAGAGDLLAFVLGMDSAGFKTVSIVILGLLMIIYAAIGGMKGTAFIQIVKTVVLFAAAVAIASLILHRFDFSIPSLLDAAARGSGAGDAYLTPALQFGGDGLDMISAQLTVVLGAACLPHITMRMFSSRSAPAVRRSMSWAVSTVVIMCVLSAVIGFGAAAIVGRQQITAADPQGKTSILLVSQAIMGTEVSTFETLLFTAMATAIFLTLLASVAGITLACANTLAHDLITHGLRGKQVLRDSTEMTIARTTAAAVGLAAIFLAAGSRHVNLQAMVTLSFCIGASAIAPVLVYSLFWRQYNRTGLLSTLIGGALSVLILITGTTLVSGSPQAIFPDDDFTWFPYTTTGLVSIPVGFLAGWLGTVLTRNRTRVGGLPEYDYDAVEASILADAAPPRG; encoded by the coding sequence ATGAGCGGATTCGGCTCCGAGGCCCAGACCATGTCCTTCGTCGCGTTCATCGCGGTGACCACAGTGACCCTCCTGCTGTGCGTGATGACCGGGCCCGACCGCGAAGACCTGGACGAGTTCTACACCGGCTTCCGCTCCCTGACCCCCATGCAGAGCGGACTCGCCATCGCCGGCGACTACATCTCCGCCGCGAGCGTGCTGGGCACCATCGGCGTCATCTCGCTGGTCGGCCAGGACGGACTTGTCCTCGCCCTCAGCACCGCGCTCTCCCTGGTGCTGCTGATGTTCCTGCTGGCCGAGCCCCTGCGTAACGCGGGCCGGTTCACCATGGGCGACGTACTCACCCGCCGCGCCCCGAGTCCCGCCGTCCGCATCACCGCATGCCTCGTCACGCTCACCGCACTCTTCCCCTTGCTGATCTTCCAGCTGGCGGGTGCCGGCGATCTGCTGGCCTTCGTCCTCGGCATGGACTCTGCCGGATTCAAGACCGTCTCCATCGTGATTCTCGGCCTGCTGATGATCATCTACGCGGCCATCGGCGGTATGAAGGGCACCGCCTTCATCCAGATCGTCAAGACCGTGGTGCTGTTCGCCGCGGCCGTCGCGATCGCCTCGCTCATCCTGCACCGCTTCGACTTCAGCATCCCCTCGCTGCTGGACGCCGCGGCACGCGGAAGCGGTGCGGGCGATGCCTATCTCACACCGGCGCTCCAGTTCGGCGGCGACGGACTCGACATGATCAGTGCCCAGCTGACCGTCGTGCTCGGCGCGGCGTGCCTGCCGCACATCACGATGCGTATGTTCAGCTCCCGCAGCGCACCCGCCGTGCGGCGCTCCATGTCCTGGGCCGTCTCCACCGTGGTCATCATGTGTGTGCTCAGCGCCGTGATCGGCTTCGGAGCCGCCGCGATCGTCGGCCGCCAGCAGATCACGGCCGCCGATCCGCAGGGAAAGACCTCGATCCTGCTGGTCAGTCAGGCGATCATGGGCACCGAGGTGTCCACCTTCGAGACGCTGCTGTTCACCGCGATGGCCACCGCGATCTTCCTGACGCTGCTGGCCTCCGTCGCCGGCATCACGCTCGCCTGCGCCAACACGCTGGCCCACGACCTCATCACACACGGTCTGCGAGGCAAGCAGGTGCTGCGCGACAGCACCGAGATGACGATCGCCCGCACGACAGCCGCGGCAGTCGGTCTTGCCGCGATCTTCCTCGCGGCCGGTTCCCGGCACGTGAATCTGCAGGCGATGGTCACCCTTTCCTTCTGCATCGGCGCCTCGGCGATCGCACCCGTCCTCGTCTACAGCCTCTTCTGGCGGCAGTACAACCGCACCGGGCTGCTGAGCACCCTCATCGGCGGCGCGCTGAGCGTCCTGATTCTCATCACCGGCACCACGCTCGTCTCCGGGTCCCCCCAAGCCATCTTCCCGGACGACGACTTCACCTGGTTCCCGTACACCACCACGGGCCTCGTCTCCATCCCGGTCGGATTCCTCGCCGGCTGGCTCGGCACTGTGCTCACCCGCAACAGAACGAGGGTCGGCGGCCTGCCGGAGTACGACTACGACGCGGTGGAGGCTTCCATCCTGGCCGACGCCGCACCGCCCCGTGGATGA
- a CDS encoding GTP-binding protein, with the protein MASESSENTGGETTDLALKILVAGGFGVGKTTLVGSVSEIRPLRTEEQLSQAGSTVDDTGGVDKKTTTTVAMDFGRITIRSGLSLYLFGTPGQDRFWFLWDELSQGALGAVVLADTRRLVDCFPAVDYFEHRRIPFVVAVNCFAGARTYGAHEVSRALDLERGTPVVLCDARDRDSGKEVLVRLVEYAGRMHTARLLDSVG; encoded by the coding sequence ATGGCTTCCGAGAGCTCTGAAAATACTGGCGGGGAGACGACCGACCTCGCGCTGAAAATACTCGTCGCCGGTGGCTTCGGCGTAGGCAAGACCACTCTGGTCGGCTCGGTCAGTGAGATACGGCCTCTGCGTACGGAGGAACAGCTGAGCCAGGCGGGCAGCACGGTCGACGACACCGGGGGAGTCGACAAGAAGACGACCACGACCGTCGCCATGGATTTTGGACGCATCACCATTCGCTCGGGTCTGTCCCTCTACCTGTTCGGGACTCCGGGGCAGGACCGTTTCTGGTTCCTGTGGGACGAGCTTTCCCAGGGAGCACTGGGAGCAGTCGTCCTCGCCGACACCCGGCGCCTCGTGGACTGCTTCCCCGCAGTCGATTACTTCGAACACCGCCGGATTCCCTTCGTCGTCGCGGTCAACTGCTTCGCCGGCGCACGCACGTACGGCGCGCACGAAGTCTCACGCGCTCTCGACCTGGAACGAGGGACTCCCGTCGTGCTGTGCGATGCACGCGACCGGGACTCGGGAAAGGAGGTGCTCGTACGACTCGTCGAGTACGCAGGGCGGATGCATACGGCCCGGCTGCTGGATTCGGTCGGCTAG
- a CDS encoding LysR family transcriptional regulator has protein sequence MIDPRRLRILRAVADHRTVTAAASALYLTPSAVSQQLNALEQETGHALLIRSGKGVRLTAAGEILLAHTHAVLAQLERAEAELAAYAGGAAGEVTVAAFATGIAEVVAPAIGRLAADHPDIRVRVRDAEGDESLPLVLDGEADLAVAVEYRGAPGEGDRRLARVPLYAEPFDAVLRADHPLGAGERVALAELADSDWIGPYPGNPCHDMVLLACELAGFQPRLVHSSDDFRAVVALAGAGAGVALVPRSALRGMELKDTVVRPVAGPAATRRVFAAVRRGAELHPLIRPVLDALASSAAGLSTG, from the coding sequence GTGATCGACCCCCGGCGGCTGCGTATCCTGCGGGCCGTGGCGGACCACCGAACGGTGACCGCCGCGGCTTCCGCGCTGTACCTCACCCCCTCGGCCGTCTCCCAGCAGCTCAACGCGCTCGAGCAGGAGACCGGCCATGCCCTGCTGATCCGCAGCGGCAAGGGCGTACGGCTGACGGCCGCGGGAGAGATCCTGCTGGCCCACACCCATGCCGTGCTCGCGCAGCTGGAGCGGGCCGAGGCGGAGCTCGCGGCCTACGCGGGCGGTGCGGCCGGTGAGGTCACCGTCGCCGCGTTCGCCACGGGCATCGCCGAGGTCGTCGCCCCGGCCATAGGGCGCCTCGCCGCGGACCATCCGGACATCCGGGTACGCGTACGCGACGCCGAGGGCGACGAGAGCCTGCCGCTGGTGCTCGACGGCGAGGCGGATCTGGCCGTCGCGGTCGAGTATCGGGGCGCACCCGGCGAGGGCGATCGGCGGCTGGCCCGCGTACCGCTGTATGCGGAGCCTTTCGACGCCGTCCTGCGCGCCGACCACCCCCTCGGCGCCGGCGAGCGGGTGGCGCTCGCCGAGCTCGCCGACAGCGACTGGATCGGTCCGTACCCCGGCAATCCCTGCCACGACATGGTGCTGCTCGCCTGCGAACTCGCCGGATTCCAGCCCCGTCTGGTGCACTCCTCGGACGACTTCCGCGCCGTCGTCGCGCTGGCCGGAGCCGGCGCAGGCGTGGCGCTGGTGCCGCGCTCGGCGCTGCGCGGGATGGAGCTCAAGGACACCGTCGTACGACCGGTGGCGGGCCCGGCCGCGACCCGCCGGGTGTTCGCCGCCGTACGCCGCGGAGCGGAGCTGCACCCGCTGATCCGGCCGGTGCTGGACGCGCTGGCGAGCTCCGCGGCCGGGCTCTCCACCGGCTGA
- a CDS encoding GNAT family N-acetyltransferase, which translates to MPTFLVTDRLALRPFSEADVDHLLDLDNDPEVMRFINGGRPTTREAVRAESLPRFLRHYPCIDNRAFWAAEERTTKEFLGWFVFRPLDDHSSAVVELGYRLGRAAWGRGHATEGSRALIHKGFSELGVERVVANTMTANARSRRVMEKAGLTYVRTFFEKWPDIIEGSELGDVEYELTRADWQLSTRS; encoded by the coding sequence ATGCCCACATTCCTGGTGACCGATCGTCTGGCGCTTCGCCCGTTCAGCGAGGCCGATGTGGACCATCTGCTCGACCTCGACAACGATCCCGAGGTCATGCGTTTCATCAACGGAGGCCGGCCGACGACGCGGGAAGCGGTCCGTGCCGAGTCCCTGCCCCGCTTTCTCCGTCACTATCCGTGTATCGACAACCGCGCGTTCTGGGCGGCCGAGGAGCGGACCACGAAGGAGTTTCTGGGCTGGTTCGTCTTCCGGCCGCTGGACGACCACAGCAGTGCGGTGGTCGAACTGGGCTACCGGCTCGGCCGGGCCGCATGGGGCCGCGGCCATGCGACGGAAGGCTCGCGCGCGCTGATCCATAAGGGCTTCTCCGAACTCGGCGTGGAGCGGGTGGTCGCGAACACGATGACGGCCAACGCCCGTTCGCGACGCGTGATGGAGAAGGCGGGTCTCACCTACGTCCGGACCTTCTTCGAGAAGTGGCCCGACATCATCGAAGGCTCCGAGCTCGGCGATGTCGAGTACGAGCTGACCAGGGCCGACTGGCAGCTGAGCACGAGGTCTTGA
- a CDS encoding roadblock/LC7 domain-containing protein, with the protein MVLDKGLDWLLDDLTNRIEHIRHALVLSNDGLVTGASTGLAREDAEHLAAVSSGLHSLARGSGRHFRAGKARQTMVEFDEALLFVTAAGDGSCLCVLSSADADVGLVAYEMTLMVNRVGEHLGVAARQPGGDPR; encoded by the coding sequence ATGGTGTTGGACAAGGGACTTGACTGGCTTCTGGACGACCTGACCAACAGGATCGAACACATACGGCACGCACTCGTGCTGTCCAACGACGGCCTGGTGACGGGGGCCAGCACGGGTCTGGCGCGGGAAGACGCGGAACACCTCGCCGCGGTCTCCTCCGGTCTGCACTCCCTCGCCCGGGGTTCCGGACGCCACTTCCGGGCCGGCAAGGCACGCCAGACCATGGTCGAGTTCGACGAAGCGCTGCTCTTCGTCACCGCGGCGGGCGACGGAAGTTGCCTGTGTGTACTCAGCTCCGCCGACGCCGACGTCGGCCTGGTCGCGTACGAGATGACGCTGATGGTCAACCGGGTCGGCGAGCATCTGGGCGTTGCCGCCAGGCAGCCAGGTGGCGACCCTCGCTGA
- a CDS encoding DUF6397 family protein yields the protein MTVKQAATRSLALGRASQELDLKRGEFDLAVQLGHIRTTVGESGGPPRVEQQEIDRLRGKEGFPGTLRERVRTVGTVEGARLISISPARFARLARTGHFAPVRFYLNRYRAVVWLYLAEEVCQFALAHPGLLGGRTPQALRAVLEAGEDRRARNWRGRSLGLLLRRTANPWERAAAIASVLDPVAVSEVATDPYERSHLRVLRPELVPGRPESPAGREVVERLLLADHPDEILWHRVNLAEALREARELRPAPRPVPKVEPRTVSGTVPRGARLLPVRRNPHRGGLLTRLRFRKASTVA from the coding sequence ATGACGGTGAAGCAAGCAGCAACGCGCAGTCTGGCGCTGGGCCGGGCCTCTCAGGAACTGGATCTCAAGCGGGGCGAGTTCGATCTCGCTGTCCAGCTCGGGCACATTCGCACCACAGTCGGCGAGAGCGGCGGCCCGCCGAGGGTCGAGCAGCAGGAGATCGACCGGCTGCGCGGGAAGGAAGGATTCCCGGGCACACTGCGGGAGCGGGTGCGGACCGTCGGCACGGTGGAAGGCGCACGGCTCATCTCCATCAGCCCGGCGCGCTTCGCCCGGCTCGCCCGCACAGGCCACTTCGCCCCGGTCCGGTTCTATCTGAACCGCTATCGCGCGGTCGTCTGGCTCTATCTGGCCGAAGAGGTCTGCCAGTTCGCCCTCGCCCATCCCGGCCTCCTCGGCGGCAGAACCCCGCAGGCGCTTCGAGCCGTACTGGAGGCGGGTGAGGACCGGCGCGCACGCAACTGGCGGGGGCGGAGTCTTGGGCTGCTGCTGCGCAGGACCGCGAATCCGTGGGAGCGCGCGGCGGCGATCGCCTCCGTGCTCGACCCGGTCGCGGTGTCCGAGGTGGCGACCGATCCGTACGAACGCTCACATCTGCGCGTGCTCCGGCCCGAACTCGTCCCCGGGCGCCCGGAGTCGCCCGCCGGGCGCGAAGTAGTGGAGCGGCTGCTCCTGGCGGACCATCCGGATGAGATTCTCTGGCATCGGGTGAACCTGGCCGAGGCGCTGCGGGAGGCGCGAGAGCTCCGCCCCGCGCCACGCCCTGTCCCCAAGGTCGAGCCCCGGACGGTCTCCGGGACCGTCCCGAGGGGCGCGCGACTACTGCCGGTGCGCCGGAATCCGCACCGTGGCGGTCTGTTGACCCGCCTGCGGTTCAGGAAGGCGAGCACCGTGGCCTGA
- a CDS encoding glycine C-acetyltransferase, which yields MYASVRDDLRTTLDEIRAAGLYKPERVIGTPQSASVSVASGDVLNFCANNYLGLADHPEVVAAAKEALDRWGYGMASVRFICGTQDVHKELEARLSAFLGQEDTILYSSCFDANGGVFETVLGPEDAVISDALNHASIIDGIRLSKARRHRYANRDLADLEQQLKQTQDARRRLIVTDGVFSMDGYVAPLAEICDLADRYDAMVMVDDSHAVGFVGPGGRGTPELHGVMDRVDIITGTLGKALGGASGGYVAARAEIVALLRQRSRPYLFSNSLAPVIAAASLKVLDLLESAGDLRERLNANTALFRTKMTEAGFDILPGDHAIAPVMIGDAAEAGRMAELLLERGVYVIGFSYPVVPMGQARIRVQLSAAHSTEDVERAVAAFIDARQALKD from the coding sequence ATGTACGCGTCCGTCCGCGACGATCTCCGTACCACCCTCGACGAGATCCGCGCCGCCGGTCTCTACAAGCCCGAGCGCGTCATCGGCACGCCGCAGAGCGCCTCCGTGTCCGTCGCTTCCGGTGACGTACTCAACTTCTGTGCCAACAACTACCTCGGCCTCGCCGACCACCCCGAGGTCGTCGCCGCCGCCAAGGAAGCGCTGGACCGCTGGGGCTACGGCATGGCCTCCGTCCGCTTCATCTGCGGCACCCAGGACGTCCACAAGGAGCTCGAGGCGCGCCTGTCGGCGTTCCTCGGCCAGGAGGACACGATCCTCTACTCCTCCTGCTTCGACGCCAACGGCGGTGTCTTCGAGACCGTCCTCGGCCCCGAGGACGCGGTGATCTCCGACGCCCTCAACCACGCCAGCATCATCGACGGCATCCGGCTGTCCAAGGCCCGCCGCCACCGCTACGCCAACCGAGACCTCGCCGACCTGGAGCAGCAGCTCAAGCAGACTCAGGACGCCCGCCGCCGCCTCATCGTCACCGACGGCGTCTTCTCCATGGACGGCTATGTGGCTCCGCTCGCCGAGATCTGCGACCTCGCCGACCGCTACGACGCCATGGTCATGGTCGACGACTCGCACGCCGTCGGCTTCGTCGGCCCCGGTGGCCGCGGCACCCCCGAGCTGCACGGCGTCATGGACCGCGTCGACATCATCACCGGCACCCTCGGCAAGGCGCTCGGCGGCGCCTCCGGCGGCTATGTCGCCGCCCGCGCCGAGATCGTCGCCCTGCTGCGCCAGCGTTCCCGCCCGTACCTCTTCTCCAACTCCCTCGCCCCGGTGATCGCCGCCGCCTCCCTCAAGGTCCTCGACCTGCTGGAGTCCGCCGGCGACCTGCGCGAGCGGCTGAACGCGAACACCGCCCTCTTCCGTACGAAGATGACCGAGGCGGGTTTCGACATCCTGCCCGGCGACCACGCCATCGCCCCCGTCATGATCGGCGACGCCGCAGAGGCCGGCCGGATGGCCGAACTCCTGCTGGAGCGCGGCGTGTACGTCATCGGCTTCTCGTACCCCGTCGTCCCGATGGGCCAGGCCCGGATCCGGGTCCAGCTCTCCGCCGCGCACTCCACCGAGGACGTGGAGCGGGCCGTCGCCGCCTTCATCGACGCACGCCAGGCGCTGAAGGACTGA
- a CDS encoding DMT family transporter: MGVLALLWGSGFLWIKLALNNGLSPVQITFTRCALGALVLVALCFSARQRLPRDRATWGHLIVAAFFCNALPFALFSIGQQTVDSGVAGALNATTPLWSLLIGIAIGAERGPHPVRLGGLLLGFAGTLLIFAPWQQSGLASWGSLAILAAAVSYAVAFAYMGRKLTGKGTAPIALSAAQLLTATGLSTLALPVGGLESVHINLVGVTAVVVLGIFGTGFTFALNYRLIADEGATSAATVGYLLPVVSMALGAIVLSEELTVRVVAGMAVVLVGVGLTRWRKRTPVPSAEVTRETSLSRQAAA; this comes from the coding sequence ATGGGCGTGCTCGCCCTTCTCTGGGGATCGGGCTTCCTCTGGATCAAACTGGCCCTGAACAACGGCCTGTCGCCCGTCCAGATCACCTTCACCCGCTGCGCACTGGGCGCACTGGTCCTGGTCGCGCTGTGCTTCTCGGCGCGTCAGCGCCTCCCCCGCGACCGTGCCACCTGGGGCCATCTCATCGTGGCCGCCTTCTTCTGCAACGCGTTGCCCTTCGCCCTGTTCAGCATCGGCCAGCAGACCGTCGACTCCGGAGTGGCGGGCGCTCTGAACGCGACAACTCCCTTGTGGTCCCTGCTGATCGGCATCGCCATCGGCGCGGAACGCGGACCCCACCCGGTCCGTCTGGGCGGGCTACTCCTCGGATTCGCGGGCACGCTGCTGATCTTCGCGCCGTGGCAGCAGAGCGGACTCGCGAGCTGGGGCTCCTTGGCCATCCTCGCGGCGGCGGTGAGCTACGCCGTCGCGTTCGCCTACATGGGACGCAAGCTCACCGGCAAGGGCACCGCCCCCATCGCGCTCTCCGCGGCGCAGCTTCTCACCGCGACGGGCCTGAGCACGCTCGCTCTGCCCGTCGGCGGCCTCGAGTCGGTGCACATCAACCTGGTCGGCGTGACCGCTGTCGTCGTTCTGGGGATCTTCGGCACCGGATTCACCTTTGCCCTCAACTACCGGCTCATCGCCGACGAAGGAGCGACCAGCGCCGCCACGGTCGGCTATCTGCTGCCGGTGGTCTCGATGGCGCTGGGCGCGATCGTGCTGAGCGAGGAGCTCACGGTCCGGGTCGTCGCGGGAATGGCCGTGGTGCTTGTGGGCGTCGGCCTGACCCGGTGGCGGAAGCGGACGCCTGTGCCATCGGCAGAGGTGACGAGGGAGACGTCGCTCAGCCGGCAAGCCGCGGCGTAG
- a CDS encoding DUF742 domain-containing protein, with amino-acid sequence MADMCGSQWYDADAGPLVRPYAMTGGRTKPGPSNVRFDLIALVDIAADAPGPAEESLLGPEHRALLTLCRCETQSVAELAADADLPVGVVRVLLGDLLEAGYIRVSRPVPPTQLPDEKILREVIAGLRAL; translated from the coding sequence ATGGCTGATATGTGCGGCAGCCAGTGGTACGACGCCGACGCAGGCCCGCTCGTCCGCCCGTACGCGATGACCGGCGGGCGGACCAAGCCGGGTCCCAGCAACGTACGGTTCGACCTGATCGCCCTCGTCGACATCGCCGCCGATGCACCCGGCCCGGCGGAGGAGTCCCTCCTCGGGCCCGAACACCGCGCGCTGCTCACCCTCTGCCGCTGCGAGACGCAGTCCGTCGCGGAACTCGCTGCCGACGCGGACCTCCCGGTCGGTGTCGTACGCGTTCTCCTCGGTGATCTGCTCGAAGCGGGCTATATCAGGGTCAGCCGTCCCGTGCCGCCGACGCAGCTGCCCGACGAGAAGATCCTCAGGGAGGTGATCGCGGGCCTGCGGGCTCTCTAG
- a CDS encoding roadblock/LC7 domain-containing protein has protein sequence MTEHESAAARHTFGDLDWLLDDLVLRVGEVRHAVVLSNDGLPVGASTALTREDAEHLAAVASGFHSLAKGAGRHFHAGGVRQTMVEMDDGFLFVAAAGDGSCLAVLTSVVADIGLIAYEMARLVKRVGEHLRTPPRITAM, from the coding sequence ATGACCGAGCACGAGTCAGCCGCAGCCCGCCACACTTTCGGCGACCTCGACTGGCTGCTGGACGACCTCGTACTGCGGGTCGGCGAAGTCCGCCACGCGGTCGTGCTGTCCAACGACGGCCTGCCGGTCGGCGCATCGACGGCGCTGACCCGCGAGGATGCCGAGCACCTGGCAGCCGTCGCCTCCGGATTCCACAGCCTGGCCAAGGGCGCGGGGCGACATTTTCACGCCGGCGGCGTACGCCAGACGATGGTCGAGATGGACGACGGCTTCCTCTTCGTGGCGGCCGCGGGAGACGGCTCCTGCCTCGCCGTGCTCACCTCTGTCGTCGCCGATATCGGCCTGATCGCCTATGAGATGGCCCGCCTCGTCAAACGCGTCGGCGAGCATCTGCGCACCCCGCCGCGCATCACCGCGATGTGA
- a CDS encoding SRPBCC family protein: MARTFTVSDSIVIDADPSTIYAQVSNPALMGRWSPENRGAAVRDGREQAYVGMVFDGYNKRGALRWTTRCTVTAADPGERFAFRVHAIGKRRPVMPGRIATWEYRFEAVDGGTRVTETWTDDRRSWPDFLAHAFDRAATRGHTFADFQRRNIRTTLRNLKTAMEPTTA, translated from the coding sequence ATGGCACGCACTTTCACCGTTTCGGACAGCATCGTCATCGACGCCGACCCGTCGACGATCTACGCCCAGGTCAGCAACCCTGCGCTGATGGGCCGCTGGAGTCCCGAAAACCGCGGCGCGGCAGTGCGCGACGGCCGTGAGCAGGCGTACGTGGGTATGGTCTTCGACGGTTACAACAAGCGAGGAGCCCTTCGCTGGACGACGCGGTGCACGGTGACCGCGGCGGATCCGGGTGAGCGGTTCGCGTTCCGGGTGCACGCCATAGGCAAGCGCCGGCCGGTGATGCCCGGCCGTATCGCCACCTGGGAGTACCGCTTCGAGGCTGTCGACGGCGGGACCCGGGTGACCGAGACCTGGACCGACGACCGGCGGTCCTGGCCCGACTTCCTTGCCCATGCGTTCGACAGGGCCGCGACCCGCGGGCATACGTTCGCCGACTTCCAGCGCCGGAACATCCGGACCACGTTGCGCAATCTCAAGACGGCGATGGAGCCGACGACCGCCTGA
- a CDS encoding response regulator yields MKILVVDDREDNLFAIESLLRPVGRPVVRAHSGDEALKNVLRGGIAVVILDVVMPRMDGLEVLSYLKRLDHTRNLPVVLMTGLGRDDELAARAYNLGVADFLVKPVDPWVVRTKVRALADLYTENQKLREQLKTLAEHRSGTSRAHLPDLLDARVARQPGGTADHARSARGID; encoded by the coding sequence TTGAAGATCCTTGTGGTGGACGACCGCGAGGACAACCTCTTCGCGATAGAGAGCCTGTTACGCCCTGTGGGGCGTCCGGTGGTACGGGCACACAGTGGGGACGAAGCGCTGAAGAACGTCCTGCGCGGCGGCATCGCAGTGGTCATCCTCGACGTCGTCATGCCGCGGATGGACGGCCTGGAAGTGCTCTCCTATCTCAAACGACTGGATCACACCAGGAATCTGCCCGTCGTGCTGATGACCGGACTGGGCAGGGACGATGAACTGGCCGCCCGTGCCTACAACCTCGGCGTCGCCGACTTCCTGGTCAAGCCCGTCGATCCATGGGTGGTGCGTACGAAGGTCAGGGCACTCGCCGATCTGTACACCGAGAACCAGAAGCTGCGTGAGCAGCTCAAAACCCTGGCCGAGCACAGGAGCGGAACGTCCAGGGCTCACCTTCCCGACCTCCTCGACGCGCGCGTTGCACGTCAGCCGGGCGGCACGGCGGACCATGCCCGGAGCGCCCGCGGAATCGACTGA